In Zingiber officinale cultivar Zhangliang chromosome 1A, Zo_v1.1, whole genome shotgun sequence, a genomic segment contains:
- the LOC121998310 gene encoding transcription factor MYB46-like: protein MRKPADALTAGSELMTGGVGGSNHNNSCKLRKGLWSPEEDDKLMNYMMRNGQGCWSDVARNAGLQRCGKSCRLRWINYLRPDLKRGAFSVQEEELILHLHSILGNRWSQIAARLPGRTDNEIKNFWNSTIKKRLKVSSSAFSDNIGAEQKSTKLETTIDEHEQQNQSMCFDSSSSSSSSLQGNLPSNVSHYDLLPLPEFSWCNAPSRMDHSSYFHEGPTSVAHQVAMACGAYGGVQGMMEIEEGAGEGLMSGREDLFVPDSGQDRQDKYSMDDGSGRNYVVSSADMISSHVEGGGLVVNWEGGENNVRVGEWELEDLMREVPFPFLDFQAE, encoded by the exons ATGAGGAAGCCGGCCGATGCCCTGACGGCGGGCAGTGAGCTTATGACAGGTGGTGTTGGTGGCAGTAACCACAACAACAGTTGCAAGCTGAGGAAAGGGCTGTGGTCGCCGGAGGAGGACGACAAGCTGATGAACTACATGATGAGGAACGGGCAAGGGTGTTGGAGCGACGTCGCCAGGAATGCTGGCTTGCAGCGATGCGGGAAGAGCTGCCGACTCCGGTGGATCAACTACTTGCGCCCGGATCTCAAGCGCGGCGCCTTCTCCGTCCAAGAGGAGGAGCTCATTCTTCACCTTCATTCCATCCTCGGCAACAG GTGGTCTCAAATTGCAGCTCGACTACCCGGCCGCACCGACAACGAGATCAAGAACTTTTGGAACTCCACCATCAAAAAGAGACTAAAGGTCTCATCCTCTGCATTCTCAGACAACATTGGGGCAGAGCAGAAGAGTACTAAACTAGAGACCACGATCGACGAGCATGAGCAGCAAAATCAGAGCATGTGCTTCGACtcgtcgtcgtcttcgtcctcgtCGTTGCAGGGCAATCTGCCGTCTAATGTCAGCCACTATGATCTACTCCCTCTCCCTGAGTTCAGTTGGTGCAATGCGCCGAGCAGGATGGATCACAGCTCCTACTTCCATGAAGGCCCGACTAGCGTGGCTCATCAAGTGGCCATGGCCTGTGGGGCATATGGTGGAGTGCAAGGgatgatggagatagaggaaGGAGCAGGAGAAGGGCTCATGTCAGGACGTGAAGATCTGTTCGTGCCTGACAGCGGCCAAGATCGTCAGGACAAGTACAGCATGGATGATGGGAGTGGAAGAAATTATGTGGTGAGCAGTGCCGACATGATCAGTAGCCATGTCGAAGGAGGTGGATTGGTGGTCAATTGGGAGGGTGGAGAAAACAACGTTAGAGTGGGGGAGTGGGAGTTGGAAGACTTGATGAGAGAGGTCCCTTTTCCTTTCCTTGATTTCCAAGCTGAATGA